The following proteins come from a genomic window of Eubalaena glacialis isolate mEubGla1 chromosome X, mEubGla1.1.hap2.+ XY, whole genome shotgun sequence:
- the MORF4L2 gene encoding mortality factor 4-like protein 2 yields the protein MSSRKQGSQTRGQQSADEDNFKKPTRSNMQRSKMRGASSGKKTAGPQQKNLEAALPGRWGGRSAENPPSGSVRKTRKNKQKTPGNGDGGSTSEAPQPPRKKRARADPTVESEEAFKNRMEVKVKIPEELKPWLVEDWDLVTRQKQLFQLPAKKNVDAILEEYANCKKSQGNVDNKEYAVNEVVAGIKEYFNVMLGTQLLYKFERPQYAEILLAHPDAPMSQVYGAPHLLRLFVRIGAMLAYTPLDEKSLALLLGYLHDFLKYLAKNAASLFTASDYKVASAEYHRKAL from the coding sequence ATGAGTTCCAGAAAGCAGGGTTCTCAAACTCGTGGACAACAATCTGCAGACGAAGACAACTTCAAAAAACCAACTAGAAGCAACATGCAGAGAAGTAAGATGAGAGGGGCCTCCTCGGGAAAGAAGACAGCTGGTCCCCAGCAGAAGAATCTGGAAGCAGCACTCCCAGGCAGATGGGGGGGTCGCTCTGCAGAGAACCCCCCTTCAGGGTCCGTGAGGAAGACaagaaagaacaaacagaagaCCCCTGGAAACGGAGATGGTGGCAGCACCAGCGAAGCACCTCAGCCACCTCGGAAGAAAAGGGCCCGGGCAGACCCCACCGTTGAAAGTGAGGAGGCATTTAAGAATAGAATGGAAGTTAAAGTGAAGATTCCAGAAGAATTAAAACCATGGCTTGTTGAGGACTGGGACTTAGTTACCAGGCAGAAGCAGCTGTTTCAACTCCCTGCTAAGAAAAATGTAGATGCCATTCTGGAAGAGTATGCTAATTGCAAGAAATCGCAGGGAAATGTTGATAATAAGGAGTATGCAGTTAATGAAGTTGTGGCAGGAATAAAAGAGTATTTCAATGTGATGTTGGGCACTCAGCTGCTCTACAAATTTGAGAGGCCCCAGTATGCCGAAATCCTCTTGGCTCACCCTGATGCGCCGATGTCCCAGGTTTATGgggcgccacacctactgagatTATTTGTAAGAATTGGAGCGATGTTGGCATACACGCCCCTTGATGAGAAGAGCCTTGCATTATTGTTGGGCTATTTGCATGATTTCCTAAAATATCTGGCAAAGAATGCTGCGTCTCTCTTTACTGCCAGTGATTATAAAGTGGCTTCTGCTGAGTACCACCGCAAAGCCCTGTGA